Proteins encoded in a region of the Zunongwangia endophytica genome:
- a CDS encoding AI-2E family transporter, with translation MPANQPSEPQYSFVKKVWIVGLIFSLIAIILLLLEATFDILILILAGSLIACFFRGLSKFIQKKTSWSSKISLLTSVIGIVLIVAGIFWLIGATVSSEIAKMEETFPTLLENAQDSLNGSSLGREVSHQLEQIQSSDKLPAFLSRFFMTTFGGIGDIYIILLIGIFFTVSPYIYKDGVVKLIPPSKRDRANDILKRLVNGLTKWLAGKFIAMLAVFVLTAIGLAIMGMPMWLTLAIIAGVLNFIPNFGPLAAMIPAVLVALTEDPTTALIVAIMYSAIQLFESSFITPRAQQRLIKIPPALIIISQIFVGALTGIWGIIFATPLMLILIILVQELYVKPMEKYSEK, from the coding sequence ATGCCTGCCAATCAACCATCTGAACCGCAATATTCTTTCGTTAAGAAAGTTTGGATTGTAGGTCTTATCTTTTCTTTAATTGCAATTATTCTTCTTCTTTTAGAAGCAACTTTCGACATCCTAATATTAATATTAGCGGGAAGTCTTATTGCTTGTTTTTTTAGAGGTTTGAGTAAATTCATTCAGAAAAAAACTTCCTGGAGTTCTAAAATATCGCTTTTAACATCTGTTATTGGTATTGTTCTAATAGTGGCAGGAATCTTCTGGCTTATTGGAGCAACTGTTTCTTCTGAAATTGCAAAAATGGAAGAGACTTTTCCAACTTTACTAGAAAATGCACAGGATTCCCTTAACGGAAGTAGCCTGGGACGTGAAGTTTCGCATCAATTAGAACAGATTCAGTCCTCTGACAAATTACCCGCATTTCTTTCCAGATTTTTTATGACCACCTTTGGAGGAATTGGTGATATTTATATCATATTATTAATAGGAATCTTTTTCACTGTTTCACCATATATTTATAAAGACGGTGTTGTTAAGTTAATTCCACCTTCCAAAAGAGACAGAGCCAACGATATCCTGAAACGCCTGGTAAACGGACTAACAAAATGGTTAGCTGGTAAATTTATTGCCATGTTAGCGGTATTCGTATTAACTGCAATCGGCTTGGCAATTATGGGCATGCCTATGTGGCTAACTTTAGCGATTATAGCAGGAGTCCTAAATTTCATACCTAATTTTGGTCCTTTAGCAGCCATGATTCCTGCAGTGCTAGTTGCACTTACTGAGGATCCTACTACAGCACTTATTGTTGCTATTATGTATTCAGCAATACAATTATTTGAAAGTAGCTTTATTACTCCAAGAGCTCAGCAACGACTTATTAAAATACCACCGGCGCTCATTATAATTTCTCAAATTTTTGTTGGAGCATTAACGGGTATTTGGGGAATCATATTTGCTACTCCGCTTATGCTAATTCTTATTATATTGGTACAGGAACTTTATGTTAAGCCAATGGAAAAATATAGTGAGAAGTAG
- the polA gene encoding DNA polymerase I, with translation MAAQKRLFLVDAYALIFRGYYAFIKNPRINSKGFDTSAIMGFMNSLFDVIRREKPDHLAVCFDKEGSQLRTELFSDYKANRDATPEPIQEAIPIIQDILKAMHIPVVELPGCEADDIIGTLAKQAEKEDYQVFMVTPDKDFAQLVSENIFMYRPARMGNGIEIWGIPEVQKKFEVERPEQVIDFLGMMGDAVDNIPGLPGVGEKTAKKFLKQFGSMEELLANTDKLKGKMKEKVEANAEQGILSKKLARIIIDCDVKFHAEDYELSMPDSEKVQSIFDELEFRRLKDQFIKLFSGETESNQTQVTNSPSAKQNAQVAGAGQFSLFGGDNSEKIEDSNSRKTLKDTAHVYQKVDTGLGIRLFLQKLMKQKSVCFDTETTSLNPLEAQLVGIAFSWEAGKGYYIPFEEDTEKTQQLIELLRPFFEDPEIEKVGQNLKYDIKVLDKYGIKIKGKTFDTMIAHYLINPDMRHNMDILAETYLNYSPQPISELIGKKGKNQKSMRDVPLAEQTEYASEDADITFQLKEFFEKELAEANTRKLFDEIEMPLVEVLSDMEIEGINLDLNFLNSLSEALDHDIKDLEAKIYEEAGEEFKISSPKQLGIILFEKLELVKKPKKTKTGQYSTSEDVLSYLAEEHKIVQYVLDYRGLVKLQNTYVDALPGQVEKTGRVHTDYVQTIAATGRLSSNNPNLQNIPIRTERGRQVRKAFVPRNEEYILLAADYSQIELRIIAALSEEETMIKAFKDGEDIHASTASQVFNVPLEEVTREQRSNAKTVNFGIIYGVSAFGLSNQTSLTRAESKDLIDTYYKTYPKLSNYIADQVAYARENGYVSTILGRRRYLKDINSQNAVVRGAAERNAVNAPIQGSAADIIKIAMINIQRKLKEEKFKTKMLLQVHDELVFDVFKPELEMIKSLIKTEMENAYSLSVPLDVDLGVGQDWLEAH, from the coding sequence ATGGCTGCTCAAAAAAGACTTTTCTTAGTAGATGCGTACGCATTGATCTTTCGCGGATACTATGCTTTTATAAAAAATCCCAGAATAAACTCTAAAGGATTCGATACTTCAGCAATAATGGGGTTTATGAATTCTCTTTTTGATGTTATAAGAAGAGAAAAACCAGATCATCTGGCGGTATGCTTCGATAAAGAAGGAAGCCAGCTTAGAACTGAACTTTTTTCAGATTATAAAGCCAATAGAGACGCCACGCCAGAGCCAATTCAGGAAGCTATTCCTATAATTCAGGATATCCTGAAAGCCATGCATATTCCTGTTGTAGAACTTCCCGGATGCGAAGCCGATGATATTATAGGCACTTTGGCGAAACAAGCCGAAAAAGAGGATTATCAGGTTTTTATGGTAACTCCCGATAAGGATTTTGCGCAATTGGTTTCAGAAAATATTTTCATGTATCGCCCGGCTAGAATGGGTAATGGTATAGAAATTTGGGGAATTCCAGAGGTTCAGAAAAAATTTGAAGTCGAGCGACCAGAACAGGTAATTGACTTTTTAGGAATGATGGGAGATGCTGTAGATAACATCCCTGGTCTTCCTGGTGTCGGTGAGAAAACCGCCAAGAAATTCCTGAAACAATTTGGTTCTATGGAAGAGCTTTTAGCAAATACCGATAAGCTAAAAGGTAAGATGAAAGAGAAAGTTGAAGCGAATGCTGAACAAGGAATTTTATCAAAAAAGCTTGCCCGAATTATTATCGATTGTGACGTAAAATTTCATGCTGAAGATTACGAACTTTCTATGCCAGATTCAGAAAAAGTCCAATCTATTTTTGATGAACTGGAGTTTAGAAGACTTAAAGATCAATTTATAAAATTATTTAGCGGAGAAACTGAAAGTAACCAAACTCAGGTTACCAATTCTCCTTCTGCTAAGCAAAATGCACAGGTTGCTGGCGCAGGACAATTTTCTTTATTTGGAGGCGATAATTCAGAAAAAATAGAGGACTCCAATAGTAGAAAAACGCTAAAAGACACGGCGCATGTTTATCAAAAAGTAGACACCGGTTTAGGTATCCGATTGTTTCTTCAGAAATTAATGAAGCAAAAATCGGTTTGTTTTGATACTGAAACTACAAGCCTTAATCCGCTTGAAGCACAGCTAGTAGGAATTGCGTTTTCTTGGGAAGCAGGGAAAGGATATTATATTCCGTTTGAAGAAGACACCGAAAAAACACAACAACTCATTGAACTTTTACGCCCGTTCTTTGAAGATCCTGAAATTGAAAAAGTAGGTCAAAACCTAAAATATGACATCAAAGTTTTAGATAAATACGGCATAAAGATTAAAGGGAAGACTTTCGACACGATGATCGCTCATTACCTAATTAATCCTGATATGCGCCATAACATGGATATTTTAGCAGAAACCTATCTAAATTATAGTCCGCAACCTATTTCAGAATTAATTGGTAAAAAAGGCAAAAATCAAAAAAGCATGCGTGATGTTCCTTTAGCCGAACAAACCGAATATGCTTCTGAAGATGCCGATATTACTTTTCAGCTTAAAGAATTTTTCGAAAAAGAATTAGCTGAAGCCAACACTCGAAAATTATTTGATGAGATTGAAATGCCGTTGGTAGAAGTGCTTTCTGATATGGAAATTGAAGGAATAAATCTAGATTTGAATTTCCTGAATTCACTTTCTGAAGCTTTAGATCACGATATAAAAGATTTAGAAGCTAAAATATACGAAGAAGCAGGAGAAGAATTCAAAATCAGTTCTCCTAAACAATTGGGAATTATCCTTTTTGAAAAATTAGAGTTAGTTAAAAAACCGAAGAAAACCAAAACCGGCCAATATTCTACAAGCGAAGATGTACTTTCTTATTTAGCCGAAGAGCATAAAATCGTTCAATATGTACTTGATTACCGCGGACTCGTAAAACTGCAAAACACTTATGTAGATGCTTTACCGGGACAGGTTGAAAAAACCGGCAGAGTACATACCGATTATGTGCAAACTATTGCGGCTACAGGAAGATTAAGTTCTAACAATCCTAACTTGCAAAATATCCCGATTCGTACCGAACGCGGCAGACAGGTTAGAAAAGCTTTTGTCCCAAGAAACGAAGAATATATATTATTAGCTGCCGATTACTCGCAGATAGAATTACGTATTATCGCTGCTCTTAGTGAAGAAGAAACCATGATTAAAGCCTTTAAAGACGGTGAAGATATTCATGCTTCCACTGCATCTCAGGTTTTTAATGTTCCATTGGAAGAGGTGACTAGAGAGCAACGTAGCAATGCAAAAACGGTAAACTTCGGAATTATCTACGGTGTTTCTGCTTTTGGGTTGAGCAATCAAACAAGCTTAACCAGAGCCGAATCTAAAGATTTGATAGATACCTACTACAAAACCTATCCAAAACTCAGCAATTATATCGCAGATCAGGTTGCTTACGCTAGAGAAAATGGCTACGTTTCAACGATTTTGGGCAGAAGAAGATATTTAAAAGATATCAATTCTCAGAATGCGGTAGTTAGAGGCGCGGCAGAGCGTAATGCTGTGAACGCACCCATCCAGGGAAGTGCTGCCGATATCATAAAAATAGCTATGATCAATATTCAGAGAAAACTGAAAGAGGAAAAGTTTAAAACAAAAATGCTTCTTCAGGTACATGATGAATTGGTTTTTGATGTTTTCAAACCAGAACTTGAAATGATCAAAAGTCTTATCAAAACTGAAATGGAAAACGCATATTCGCTTAGTGTCCCATTAGATGTTGACTTAGGAGTTGGGCAAGATTGGCTGGAAGCACATTAA
- a CDS encoding sugar MFS transporter has translation MSNNTNKSHRTAFIFLTILFFLWGFITVLVDSLIPRLKEVFTLSYFQAGMVQFAFFGAFFLLSIPAGYILSKIGYKKGIILGLSTMAAGCLLFWPAASFRLFWVFMVGYFVLAGGITILQVAANPYVTILGPEKSATSRLNLSQAFNALGTAIAPAIGALFILKDKVMTTSEIEALSAAQQKAYYISEAGAVQKPFVGIAIFIAVIALVFAFVNLPKVGDKAASNDYRSVLKNRNLVMGAFGIFFYVGAEVALGSYMVNYFLNLELSEIIKSTPFLRNIAQWILDSGLEEASNMAVVGVFVTFYWSAAMIGRFIGSYLTKKFNPALVLCAFAFCAFLMINISNLSVGIVAMITIISVGLFNSIMFPTIFSLALDGLGDDKPQGSGVLCTMIVGGAVLPPSFGFLTDRFGFGIAFFLVMIAYAYIFFYGFINRKRQVEV, from the coding sequence ATGAGTAACAACACAAACAAGTCGCATCGTACCGCATTTATTTTCTTAACCATTTTATTTTTCCTTTGGGGATTTATCACTGTATTAGTAGATTCCTTAATTCCTCGATTAAAAGAAGTTTTCACCTTAAGCTACTTTCAGGCAGGAATGGTGCAGTTTGCTTTTTTTGGTGCTTTCTTTTTACTTTCTATTCCTGCGGGATATATTTTATCTAAGATTGGTTATAAAAAGGGTATTATTTTAGGCTTAAGTACTATGGCTGCTGGTTGCTTGCTATTTTGGCCTGCAGCATCTTTTAGATTGTTTTGGGTATTTATGGTTGGTTATTTTGTGCTAGCAGGAGGGATTACTATTCTTCAGGTGGCAGCCAATCCATATGTAACGATATTAGGCCCAGAAAAATCAGCTACAAGTAGATTAAATCTTTCGCAAGCCTTTAACGCTCTAGGAACCGCAATTGCACCAGCGATTGGCGCATTATTTATTCTGAAAGATAAAGTAATGACTACCTCTGAAATTGAAGCATTATCTGCTGCTCAGCAAAAAGCCTATTATATATCTGAAGCAGGCGCTGTACAAAAACCATTTGTTGGTATTGCAATTTTTATAGCGGTGATCGCTTTAGTTTTTGCTTTCGTTAACTTACCTAAAGTAGGAGATAAAGCTGCGTCTAATGATTACAGAAGTGTTCTGAAAAACAGAAATCTTGTAATGGGAGCTTTCGGGATATTTTTCTACGTAGGCGCTGAGGTAGCTTTAGGAAGCTATATGGTAAATTACTTTCTAAATCTGGAGTTATCTGAAATAATAAAATCTACTCCTTTTTTACGTAATATCGCTCAATGGATATTAGATTCAGGATTAGAAGAAGCTAGCAATATGGCTGTAGTTGGTGTATTTGTTACCTTTTATTGGTCAGCGGCTATGATTGGCCGATTTATAGGGTCGTATCTAACTAAGAAATTTAATCCGGCATTAGTATTATGTGCATTCGCATTTTGTGCATTTTTAATGATTAACATTTCTAATCTTTCTGTTGGTATAGTTGCTATGATTACGATAATTTCTGTAGGATTATTTAACTCTATCATGTTCCCAACAATATTTAGTTTAGCACTAGATGGTTTAGGAGATGATAAACCACAAGGATCGGGAGTTTTATGTACAATGATCGTTGGTGGTGCGGTATTACCGCCTTCTTTTGGGTTTTTGACCGATAGATTTGGATTTGGTATCGCATTCTTTTTAGTAATGATTGCGTATGCTTATATATTCTTTTATGGTTTTATAAATCGCAAAAGACAGGTAGAAGTTTAA
- a CDS encoding isoaspartyl peptidase/L-asparaginase family protein — protein MKRRNFLKKAGITGAAISATPSIFAQNISEFQKSEKASLPIAIATWNFHEATKKAGELLTEGTSALDAVEQGVMIEESNLKNTTVGNGGAPDRDGNVTLDACIMDPDGNAGSVVYLKNIEHPVSVARKVMEQTPHVMLAGEGALQFAIQQGFKKQDLLTDQSKEAWKEWLKEKEYKPIINIENHDTIGMLCMDKDGDIAGACTTSGLAYKMNGRVGDSPIIGSGLFVDNEVGGAAATGMGEAIMKSVGSFLVVELMRNGRSPQQACKEAVERIVKKNANHKDFQACFIAINKAGEVGGYAIHDGFSYAKYQDNQNKNVKCKSFL, from the coding sequence ATGAAACGTAGAAACTTTTTAAAAAAGGCAGGAATCACGGGAGCTGCGATAAGCGCCACCCCTTCTATTTTCGCCCAGAATATTTCCGAATTTCAAAAATCTGAAAAAGCATCTCTTCCTATCGCCATTGCCACGTGGAATTTCCATGAAGCAACAAAAAAAGCAGGAGAACTTTTAACCGAAGGAACCTCGGCTCTTGATGCTGTAGAGCAAGGTGTGATGATTGAAGAATCTAATTTAAAAAATACCACCGTAGGTAATGGAGGTGCTCCAGATCGTGACGGGAATGTAACTTTAGATGCTTGCATCATGGATCCAGACGGAAATGCAGGATCTGTGGTTTATCTTAAAAATATTGAACACCCTGTTTCTGTTGCAAGAAAGGTGATGGAACAAACTCCACATGTAATGCTTGCAGGAGAAGGTGCTTTACAATTTGCTATTCAGCAAGGCTTCAAAAAACAAGATCTTTTAACCGATCAATCCAAAGAAGCCTGGAAAGAATGGCTTAAAGAAAAAGAATACAAACCTATCATTAATATCGAAAATCACGATACGATAGGCATGCTTTGCATGGATAAAGATGGTGATATTGCAGGTGCATGTACCACTTCTGGCTTGGCTTATAAAATGAATGGCCGTGTGGGAGATTCTCCCATTATTGGCTCAGGTTTATTTGTAGACAACGAAGTTGGCGGTGCTGCTGCCACAGGCATGGGAGAAGCAATCATGAAAAGCGTAGGTAGCTTTTTAGTAGTAGAATTAATGAGAAACGGTAGATCTCCACAACAAGCCTGCAAAGAAGCCGTTGAAAGAATTGTAAAAAAGAATGCTAACCATAAAGATTTCCAGGCTTGCTTTATTGCTATAAATAAAGCTGGTGAGGTTGGCGGTTATGCTATTCACGATGGTTTTTCGTACGCCAAGTATCAGGATAACCAAAATAAAAATGTAAAATGTAAAAGCTTTCTTTAA
- a CDS encoding metallophosphoesterase has translation MRWLLFIAFYLLIDIYAYQALRSLNRSWWVTIIYILISAAVIGNFIYQWQSAGGGFFSAIGFAFGIVLAFLLAKIVIVLFLFGEDITRFFIGVFKAFSGSGYSAPGRRKFVSQIALGLAAIPFVSVLYGMFKGKYDFRVLNYTLHFEDLPDAFDGYRIAQISDVHSGSFDNHEKVSYGIDLLNKQEADVVFFTGDLVNNMATEMNDWKSLFSTIKAKDGVYSILGNHDYGDYVDWSSAEAKAQNLDKLKATHAEMGWDLLLNEHRYLEKNGEKIAVIGVENWGGGHFKKAGDLDLAGKNVADKDFKILLSHDPSHWQEKVKQHNKFYHLTLSGHTHGMQFGIEIPGFIKWSPAKYRYKNWAGIYQENERYINVNRGFGYLAFPGRVGIWPEISVIELRKGKASA, from the coding sequence ATGCGCTGGCTGTTATTTATTGCCTTCTATTTGCTTATTGATATTTATGCCTATCAAGCTTTAAGAAGTTTGAACCGTTCCTGGTGGGTTACTATAATTTATATTCTTATTAGTGCCGCAGTAATTGGTAATTTTATATATCAATGGCAAAGTGCAGGTGGAGGTTTTTTTAGTGCAATTGGATTTGCTTTTGGGATTGTCCTTGCATTTTTACTGGCTAAAATTGTCATCGTACTTTTTCTTTTTGGAGAAGATATTACACGATTTTTTATTGGAGTTTTTAAAGCATTTTCTGGAAGTGGATATAGCGCGCCCGGAAGGCGAAAATTTGTGAGTCAGATTGCACTCGGTTTAGCTGCGATTCCTTTTGTTTCTGTTTTATACGGAATGTTTAAAGGGAAATATGATTTTAGGGTATTAAACTACACATTGCATTTTGAAGATCTTCCCGATGCTTTCGATGGCTACCGAATTGCCCAAATTAGTGATGTACATAGTGGTAGTTTTGATAACCATGAAAAGGTTTCCTACGGAATAGATTTACTTAATAAACAAGAAGCTGATGTGGTTTTCTTCACTGGGGATTTAGTAAATAATATGGCTACTGAAATGAATGATTGGAAATCACTTTTCAGTACAATAAAAGCAAAAGACGGCGTTTATTCAATATTAGGAAATCATGATTATGGCGACTATGTAGATTGGAGTAGTGCGGAAGCAAAAGCGCAAAATCTGGATAAATTAAAAGCTACGCATGCCGAGATGGGTTGGGATTTGCTCCTTAACGAACATCGGTATTTAGAAAAAAACGGGGAGAAAATCGCCGTTATAGGTGTAGAAAATTGGGGAGGTGGCCATTTTAAAAAAGCCGGAGATTTGGATCTTGCCGGTAAAAATGTTGCTGATAAAGATTTCAAAATATTGCTAAGTCATGACCCATCCCACTGGCAGGAGAAAGTGAAGCAGCATAATAAATTCTATCACTTAACGCTAAGTGGTCATACCCATGGTATGCAATTTGGAATAGAGATTCCCGGTTTTATAAAATGGAGTCCGGCGAAATATCGTTATAAAAACTGGGCAGGAATATACCAAGAGAATGAGCGGTATATTAATGTGAATCGCGGATTTGGTTATTTGGCTTTTCCCGGCAGAGTAGGGATTTGGCCAGAGATTAGTGTTATAGAATTACGAAAAGGAAAAGCTTCAGCATAA
- a CDS encoding thioredoxin family protein, producing MSKFGELVGSNVPVLIDFYTEWNEASVKMHPILRDVASAIGDKAKVIKIDVDKNTQLAEALRVKGLPTLMIYKRGEMMWRKSGEQNAEAILSRLEEYA from the coding sequence ATGTCAAAATTTGGAGAATTAGTAGGGTCTAATGTACCTGTACTTATCGATTTTTATACGGAATGGAATGAAGCTTCTGTAAAAATGCATCCTATTTTAAGGGATGTTGCTTCAGCTATTGGTGATAAAGCGAAAGTAATAAAAATAGATGTAGATAAAAATACACAGCTGGCTGAAGCCCTTCGTGTAAAAGGTCTACCAACGCTTATGATTTACAAAAGAGGAGAAATGATGTGGCGCAAAAGCGGGGAACAGAATGCAGAGGCTATTCTTTCACGTTTAGAGGAATACGCTTAA
- a CDS encoding polysaccharide deacetylase family protein: MNRFILKYPWILKKLYPKRLSRITTEKTLYLSFDDGPIPEVTPWVLQQLEKYAAKATFFCIGDNIRKHPEVFRQIEAKGHAIGNHTFNHLNGWKTSTSDYLENFKKAEEIIQSRLQNLLTSEEKLFRPPYGKIKNKHAAEITKLGYKIVMWDVITGDFDTDYNEEKCLKNAKRLIRPGSIVVFHDSLKAEKNLKYVLPRILKEYAEKGWEFKALY; the protein is encoded by the coding sequence ATGAATCGTTTTATACTTAAATATCCCTGGATTCTAAAAAAGCTTTACCCAAAAAGACTTTCGAGAATTACTACGGAAAAAACGCTGTATTTAAGTTTCGATGACGGTCCAATTCCTGAAGTTACTCCGTGGGTGCTACAACAACTTGAAAAATATGCCGCAAAAGCTACTTTTTTCTGTATTGGAGACAATATTAGAAAGCACCCTGAAGTTTTTCGTCAAATTGAAGCTAAAGGACACGCAATAGGAAATCATACCTTCAACCATTTGAATGGCTGGAAGACATCGACTTCAGATTATTTAGAGAATTTCAAAAAAGCAGAGGAAATCATACAATCTCGGCTTCAAAATTTATTGACTTCCGAAGAAAAATTGTTTCGACCTCCCTACGGAAAGATTAAAAATAAACATGCTGCTGAAATCACCAAACTCGGTTACAAAATTGTAATGTGGGATGTAATTACGGGAGATTTCGATACTGACTATAATGAAGAGAAATGCCTTAAAAATGCAAAAAGACTAATACGCCCGGGCAGCATAGTTGTATTTCACGACAGTTTAAAAGCTGAAAAAAATCTCAAATATGTTCTCCCCAGAATATTAAAAGAATATGCTGAAAAAGGATGGGAATTTAAGGCACTCTATTAA